In Nostoc sphaeroides, the genomic window CAGGGGAAGCAGGGGAAGAAGAATTAATAACCCATGCCCCATGCCCCAATTCTATTTACCCATACCTAATTGTTGAGCTTTTTGGTAAACTTTACCCTCGGTTAATAAAGAAGGCGCAATCACAACTTCCACTTGTTGCATTTCTTTAATATTTTTGGCTCCTAAGGTGCCCATACTGGTTTTTAAGGCTCCTAAAAGATTGTGAGTGCCATCATCTAGTCCTGCTGGGCCAACGAGTATTTGCTCTAGGCTACCGGTGGTGGCAACGCGAATGCGGGTGCCACGAGGCAAGACTGGGCTGGGAGTAGCCATACCCCAATGATAACCTCGTCCTGGGGCTTCTGCGGCTCTAGCAAAGGGGGAACCAATCATCACACCATCGGCACCGCAGGCGATGCATTTACAAATGTCGCCACCGGTGATTAAACCACCATCAGCAATAATAGGAATATAGTTGCCAGTTTCCTTGTAGTAATCATCTCGTGCTGCGGCACAATCTGCGATCGCAGTCGCCTGCGGCACTCCCACACCCAACACGCCACGAGAAGTACACGCAGCACCAGGCCCAATTCCCACCAGTACCCCAGCCGCTCCAGCTTTCAACAAATTCAAAGTGACTTCGTAAGTTACACAATTCCCCAACACCACGGGGATGGGCATGGAACGGCAAAATTCTGCTAAATCAAGTGGTACTAAAGACTCTGGTGACAGATGTGCAGTAGAAACTACCGTAGCCTGTACAAAAAATAAATCTGCCCCAGCTTTTGCCACCGCCTCGCCGTATTTACTTGCACCGGCTGGAGTTGCACTTACCGCCGCAATGCCACCTTGTTGTTTAATTTCCTGAATTCGTTGTTCAATTAATTCTGGCTTTATTGGTTCAGCATAGAGTTCTTGCATCAGGGCAACAAATTCATCTTTCCCCACAGAGGCAATCCGATCTAATATTGGCTCTGGGTCAGCATAGCGAGTGTGAATCCCCTCTAAATTGAGGACACCTAATGCTCCTAACTGTGACAAACGTACAGCCATACGAACATCTACTACACCATCCATCGCACTGGCAATTATCGGGATTTCTCGCTCAATATTGCCAATACGCCACTTAGTATCTGCCAAACTGGGATCTAGTGTTCTGTTACCAGGGACTAGAGCAATTTCATCTATTCCGTAAGCTCTGCGAGCTGTTTTTCCCCGCCCAAGTTGAATTTCCACGCTTTAATTTTTCTTAAATCTGTTTAAGCTAGGGTATCAAATTGTGAGATAAGTTGGGGCGTTTTTTTCCCTGAACTACACAGATAAATTCGAGTTACCCAAGCTGCCACTAAATGAGCAAAAATTGTTAATTGGTTTTTATATTGTGTTCTTTAAGGGTTGATGTTGCGCTAGTTTTTGGATAATTGTAGTTTCATGTGTTTTTTATTACTTAGTTAATCTCACGATTATTGGCATTAATTGGCTTAATTTACCTGTATTGACTTAAGCCAAGCTCATCCAAATTACCACTGATAATTTATCGTTTATTTTTAACTGCATCCACACCAGTGTAACCAGTAGCTAGCCAAAGTATTGCTCTAGCTCCATCACGAATAGATTTTTCAATAGATTCAGGTGGTTTTTCTGAAGGAACTGGCACTGGTTTTAAATAAATACCTCGACTACCCAAAATAATTTCGCCGATGACACAAGCCCGGCGCATGTGGAAATCTGAAGTAATCAAATAAACGCTCTTGATCCCACGAGCTTGCAAATCATCTACCAACGTAGTAAAATTAGTAACTGTATCCACAGCCTCATAGTCCAAATGTAAACGTTTGGGATCAACACCAGCTTTGGTAAACACTCGTTGGGTGAATGTAGGTGGACTACCCCCAGTAATCCAAATTGGTATATTTGGATGCTGGCGGACGAATTCAGCCGTAAACTTTTCTCGCTCCAAACGTCTCGTTGAACCACCCAACACTACAACTGCTTGCGGCTGTACAATTTGATTTTGTACTTCTTTGTATCCCCACCAGGTGATTAGCGGTAAGACAAAAGCCATAAAACGAAAAGATTTACCTGTAAAAAATAGCTTATTCAAGGCTCGATAAATTTATTTACTGAGTCAAAAATTTCCTCTGGCTAGAAGAAAAACAACAATTGATAGTAGAAGAGTAGCAAACTCCTATAAAATCTGCCCAAATATATATAAATTTGGGTGATTTTTATGTTGCAGCACGATTAAGCGTGCTTGAAGTTTTACCTTTAATTGATGGATTATCCTAACCGATATCGGACAATTCATCAAAGGATGTTAGCATCTTCTCAAAGAACCCCATTTAGAAGATGACTAATTACATTAAATTCTCGCTTGATCATGAACTTTTTTGAAGTTTACTATATTTTCGCATTATTGAAAGAGCGATCGCACTTTTTGGTAGAACATATAATCAGGCGATCAGGCGATCGCTTAGAATTTAGGTGTAGTGCGTTGGCGTAGCGTTTCGCAGGAAAGGTATCGCCCTTGCTGGTAGAATATATATATAATCAAGCGATAAGATTTAAGCACTCACTAACAGAGTCAGGCGTTTCAGTATACGTAGTACGTCGTACAATTCATTTCCAGGGTTTCGCATCAAAAAACCCTTTGATAAAGCATAACGCGGTAGATTTACTTTCACTTCGTGGAAGAATGAGTCATCCAAAACTAACTGAATTCCAAAGTTATCGATTAAGTACCTTAAGTTAGTGTCCTTTGCTTGGATTATTTGCGTCATAAGTTTTGGGAAGTAGAAAATAGGACTTACACAAAATACCTCTAAAACGCTGATTTCTCCGTGCCCGGTTATTGAGCGTTCGCGTAGCGTCTCCAAGAGTTGTCGAAATACTGCGCCTGGAGCAGTTCGTTATTCCATAACAATTGTTAATTACGAATTACGAACTTGTACTGAGCTTGTCCTGAGCGTAGCCGAAGGGCGTAGCCGAAGTATTACGAAGGATTTTATCCTATTCATTAGTTGCTGCTTCCAGCCAGACTTCCACATCATCTGCTAGCAGCTTCTGGGCTGCATCCATCATTGATGCTGCAATATCTTTAAGGTCTTCGCGGTTGTTCAAGTAAGTTTTTAAAGCTTCCATTGGGTCGATGCTGCTACTTGCAGTCAATTCAGGAATGCGGGGACGAGCTAATTGACTCAATAATTCTGCTTGAATGGTGTAGGTGTGAGCCGGACTTAAAGCAGTATGTAGAGAGGAACTGTCAATTAAATCCATCTGCTCAGAGCGGAGTTTGTAAATTAGCCGCACTACAGCATCTTGAATATCATACTTAGCGATCGCTTTCATTAACACCCCTTGCGGATCATCTGCTTTGGAGATATCCACTTCAATGGTGCGGAAAGTCCGAACTGTTAAGGGACAAAATTCCCATTCAACCCTCCCCCGCTCCAGTTCTATCATCACATAGCCTTTGTCTTCTTTTTCTTCACTAAAATCTACGCGCTCAATACTTCCCGGATAAATCACCGGGGGGTTGTTGGATTTATTCAGATTTTGGTGGCGGTGGACGTGTCCCAAAGCTACATAATCAAAACAAGGTCGCGTTAGCAAAGATAAGGGTAGAGTAAAGCCTTTACCCACCGCTAAAAAGCGTTCTGCGCCCAAGGTAGCATTGTCAGACATCAAATGAGCCAAAAGGATAGTTGGCACATCGGGGTCAAGACGGCGAATTTCCCCTTCTAAAACAACTCGCAGACGTTCCGTTAACAGTTCGTTGACTTCCGCCAAAGATGAACCCTCAGTTTCTTGGCGAGTCATCAGAGTTGAACGGGTTAACCAAGGCAGGGTAATTACTTGCACTTTGCCATTACGGGTTTCGATGCAGTGAGTAGTTAATGTGTCACCCACAACAAACCCTGGCACTCCTAAAGTGCGGTAAATATTTAAACTCGCGCCTCCCTGTCCTTGGGAGTGTTGGTCGTGGTTGCCCACCAACAGCACTGTTGGAATATTGGCATCCATGAGACGGCGAAATTGGCTGGCAAAAGCTTGCTGTACATAAGGCGGTGGTGTAGCATCCGGGAAAGCATCGCCACCAAATATCACCATATCAACAGCATCTGTCAACGCTCGGTCAATACATCTAGATAAGGTATTGACAAAATCCTCCAATCGTGTATTTAATCCCGTTTCTGGATTAATTCGTCCGTGGGAGAAGCCGCTTCCCATGTGGATGTCGGAGAGATGGAGGATTTTAATCATATTTGTCCTTAGTCCTTAGTCATTTGCTCTTTGTTTAATACTAATGACTAATGACCATTGTACAGACGCGATTAATCGCGTCTGTACTGACCAATGACTAAATATGAATTCCGCATTCTGTTTTATCACTTCCTCGCCAGCGTCCGGCGCGTTCATCTTCGCCTTCGCCTACTTTGGTGGTAATGGGTTCGTCGCCGATGCTGGGATAACCTTTGTCGTGGAGAGGGTTGTAGATAACTCCGTGTTCAGCCACGTAAACCCAACTATCTTTACGTGTCCAGGTAGCGATAGGATTTACTTTCAGCCGACCTTTACCGTCGAATTCAAATATGGGCATATTCGCACGGGTTACTGCTTGGTCACGGCGGCGTCCAGTAATCCAAGCGACGCTGTTGAGTTCGTCTAGACCCCTTAGCAGTGGTTCAATTTTTGTAATGTGGTGGAATTTGGCAATATCCTTGTCCCAAAGTTTGTCGCCGTACTTGGCTTCAAAGGCTTCGCGGGTGTCTACATCTGGAGTTTTGAAGGTTTGCAAATCCAGGTTGTAGATTTGTATGGCTTTGGCTACTAATTCTAGGCTTTCAGGGAAGTGGTGCAAAGTATCGAGAAAGATCACAGGAACTGGATGCTTCAGTTCAGTGTAAAGAATATGGGTAATTATCATATCATCCACGTTAAAGGCGCTTGTTTGCACCAGCCCCGTTGGGATATTCTCTATAGACCATGCCAGTATTTCTTTGGGAGTGGCAGTTTCAAATTGCTGATTTAATTTTTCTAAGTCAAAAGCGATCGCTTGGTTTCTAGATGCCGTGGAAGCTGTCATGATAATTTTCTGTTCAAATAATTTTACCTTGATTAAGATTTATTTTACTCCACAAAGGCCCATATTCCGCTCGGAGATAAGGTAATTATTCTGTTCGGAAATTACTACATTGTGGAACTGGAGAATGGGGAGTGGGGAAACTAAGAGAATAAGGCATTGCAAGTAAAAATTAACACGTAAGTACAAATTAAGTATTTACTAAGAAACTTTACGGTAATTTAAGTTTTACAATGCTTTTATAGATATTTATACTGATTTTGATATGGTTAAGAAACAATTAATAAAAAGGATTTTACTTAAATGAACACTTCAAAATCCCCCAACCGTTTAGGCGAATCTATGATCATGGGCGCTTTAATGATGTTGACCAGCGTTAGCATAATTACAATAATGAACTTTTTCTAAGAGAAAGATTTTTAATTTTAGCAATAAAACTTCACATAGCCTTGCTCAAAACTGAGTGGGGCTTTTATTTTTACGTGACCTCGATCGTTGGAATTTAACTAGGACTTAAGGGAACTCCAAAAAATAAATTATTCCACATTAAAGTCGTTGACTGTTGACTGTTGACTGTTGACTGAAAACTCGTGAACCGTCAACGGTCAACAGTGAACAATAGCAAAAGTCGTTGACTGTTGACTGTTGACTGAAAACTCGTGAACCGTCAACGGTCAACAGTGAACAATAGCAATGGAATATTTTTTTACTTGGAAGTCCCTAATAATATGTGTCTAAAACTCAACTCTCCTCAAGATTGTTCCAGCTACTCCGAAAAAGACTTGAGGACGTTTCGTTTTGGACTCGCTTACATCCCCAGCCTGTAGAGGGATGGGGAATTACGCAAACAGGTTAAACAAATACAAAGCCAGTATCGGTTGCCAAATTTGTATTGAGCCTTAACCCATCTTTAACAACAGCAATTAATTCTGTTCCATTGCTGGTAAAGATGCCGACAGCAGACTCGTTGTCAGACACCGCGAATACAGACCCTAGTGAGTAATTATTAGCAAGTCCCTTGAGTTCAATTTTATCCTTAGCCTTAAAGCTGGCAATATCGGCATAGTCACCGTTACCGGAACTGGCATAGAAAACTGAACTGGCATCACCCAAGACGTAAGTATCTGTACCTTGATTACCGTTGAGTAGATCAATTTCGCGTGAGTCACCCCCCCAACCAATGAGGCGGTCATTGCCGTTGCCTCCAGAAAGGGTGTCACTGCCAAGTCCGCCTAAAATTGTGTCATTGCCATCGCCTCCACGGAGGATGTCGTTGTTTCCCTTGCCATCAAGGTAGTCATTGCCTGCCCTACCATTGATATTTTCACTGGCATCAGTGCCGACCAGGAGATTGTCCCCAGTTAGGGAATTGACTATCGTCGATTGCCCAGTGTTAGAAGTAATAGTATTGTTCTGTACTATTGTGGGAACAGTCGATATTAAATTACTGATAGTGTTGTTATCGAATACCGTTATCGGGGTAGTTCTGCCACTATTATCAAAGATTGTAGTAGCGGGTAGGGTATTGTTACTAGAAAGCGTGATAATTTGAAAGCCACCAATATCATTATCAGCGATCGCAAAGTTTTGGGAAGTAGTGCCTAGTGTAATACCGGAGGAAGGATTACTGATGGTCAATGTTGCGGTTTCTGTGCCTTCAATCACAGCATCATCTACAACGCTGAATATGACAGAACCTGCGGTTTGTCCGCTAGGAATGGTGATGATATTGTTGCTAAGGTTGTAATCTCCGGTGGTGATGCCTGTTCCTGTTACACCTAAATTGACTGTTTGATTCCCAGATACGGCACTCGATGCAGTCGCAGTAACGATGATAGCTGTTGTGTTTGCTTCCAAGCCAGTAGTAGTACTCAGGGATAAGTTGACGGTTGGAGAGGCAGCAATATCATTATCAGCGATCGCAAAGTTTTGGGAAGTAGTGCCTAGTGTAATACCGGAGGAAGGATTACTGATGGTCAATGTTGCGGTTTCTGTGCCTTCAATCACAGCATCATCTACAACGCTGAATATGACAGAACCTGCGGTTTGTCCGCTAGGAATGGTAATGATATTGTTGGTAAGGTTGTAATCTCCAGTGGTGATGCCTGTTCCTGTGACACCTAAATTGACTGTTTGATTCCCAGATACGGCACTCGATGCAGTCGCAGTAACGATGATAGCTGTTGTGTTTGCTTCCAAGCCAGTAGTAGTACTCAGGGATAAGTTGACGGTTGGAAAGGCAGCAATATCATTATCAGCGATCGCAAAGTTTTGGGAAGTAGTGCCTAGTGTAATACCGGAGGAAGGATTACTGATGGTCAATGTTGCGGTTTCTGTGCCTTCAATCACAGCATCATCTACAACGCTGAAGATCACAGAACCTGCGGTTTGTCCGCTAGGAATGGTGATGATATTGTTGCTAAGGTTGTAATCTCCGGTGGTGATGCCTGTTCCTGTTACACCTAAATTGACTGTTTGATTCCCAGATACGGCACTCGATGCAGTCGCAGTAACGATGATAGCTGTTGTGTTTGCTTCCAAGCCAGTAGTAGTACTCAGGGATAAGTTGACGGTTGGAGAGGCAGCAATATCATTATCAGCGATCGCAAAGTTTTGGGAAGTAGTGCCTAGTATAATACCGGAGGAAGGATTACTGATGGTCAATGTCGCAGTTTCTGTGCCTTCAATCACAGCATCATCTACAACGCTGAATATGACAGAACCTGCGGTTTGTCCGCTAGGAATGGTGATGATATTGTTGCTAAGGTTGTAATCTCCGGTGGTGATGCCTGTTCCTGTTACACCTAAATTGACTGTTTGATTCCCAGATACGGCACTCGATGCAGTAGCGGTAACAATAATTTGGGTTGTTCCTGTTTCAGCTACTGAGTTAGTGCTGAGAGATAAGTTGACGGTTGGAGAGGCAGCAATATCATTATCAGCGATCGCAAAGTTTTGGGAAGTAGTGCCTAGTGTAATACCAGAGGAAGGATTACTGATAGTTAATGTCGCGGTTTCTGTGCCTTCAATCACAGCATCATCTACAACGCTGAATATGACAGAACCTGCGGTTTGTCCGCTAGGAATGGTGATGATATTGTTGCTAAGGTTGTAATCTCCGGTGGTGATGCCTGTTCCTGTGACACCTAAATTGACTGTTTGATTCCCAGATACGGCACTCGATGCAGTAGCGGTAACAATAATTTGGGTTGTTCCTGTTTCACCTACTGAGTTAGTGCTGAGAGATAAGTTGACGGTTGGAGAGGCAGCAATATCATTATCAGCGATCGCAAAGTTTTGGGAAGTAGTGCCTAGTGTAATACCGGAGGAAGGATTACTGATAGTTAATGTCGCGGTTTCTGTGCCTTCAATCACAGCATCATCTACAACGCTGAATATGACAGAACCTGCGGTTTGTCCGCTAGGAATGGTGATGATATTGTTGCTAAGGTTGTAATCTCCGGTGGTGATGCCTGTTCCTGTTACACCTAAATTGACTGTTTGATTCCCAGATACGGCACTCGATGCAGTAGCGGTAACAATAATTTGGGTTGTTCCTGTTTCAGCTACTGAGTTAGTACTGAGAGATAAGTTGACTGTGGGATTTCCACTGGCGATCGCCAAGTTTGTGGTGTTAGGAACTATCGTAGCCCCGTCACCTCCGATATCAATTGTCCAATTAGCACTGTTGTTAACAAGCGCCTTATAGTTTACAAAACTGGCTTGTCCACTACGGGAACCAGTATACTGACCATAGTCAGTGCTACTGGTGAGTTTGATCGCATTAACTCCATCAGTTAGTCCAACAGTAGTTAGACTGTTATTATTCGCCTCACTTGAGACGGCGGTTAGAATTGTGGTTGGGGTAGTGGCACTATTTCCCAGAAAGGCGTAAACAGTCTCATCAGTTGTATTAAGTCCCAACTCGCTTGAGTTAACAACTGTAAATGTACCAATAGATGATGCGCGACTAGTGCTATCAATTGCACTAAACCGAACTACAGTACCTGCGGCAATTTTCTGAGATCCCGTATTCCATAGAAACGAGGATTCACTGCTACCAATAGCGATCGCACTCGCCGCTGTGCCGTCACTAAAATAAATAGTTGTATTCGGATCTATGTCTACAAAGGTGACAATAGACCAGCCATCTTCATCGGCATTGAAAGAGATAAAAGCAATATCGCCTTGTGTCAAAGCCATTGATAACGTCTCCTTCAATTTAGTTTGTATTGTTTGAGAAGCGCCTGAAAAGCTGATATTTACGAAGAATTTGCAAACTTAATCAAGTCAGGCAATTTAGTATTTTAGATTTTGGATTTTGGATTTTGGATTTTAGATTGACCCCAGCAATCAAGTTACTGGCTCTCTCATTGAATTTTAGATTTTGAATCTTTCAATTCCATTATCCAAAATTTAAAATCCGAAATTTGGTAACATTGACAATCGCAATATCACCATTAAAAAAACTATTTTATAGTCAAAAACCTATGGATTTTACTATGATTAATCTACATTCAGCAACTTTAAGTTATGTGAACAACGTTAAGAAAATATTTACAAAAGGTTAAGAGAACAAATATTTGGTAGTGAGAGAAGTCGGAAGGGCTGATCCTGTGTGCCACCACGACTAGTAAGTAGTCGGACAAAAATATTTACAGTCATTGCGAGCGTTCGCGTTAGCGTCTCGAAGAGAAGCGAAGCAATCCCAGCCCTTGCGATTGCTTCATTCCGCTTCGCTCCATTCGCAATGACATTGTGTAATTAATTCTGTC contains:
- a CDS encoding beta strand repeat-containing protein, translating into MALTQGDIAFISFNADEDGWSIVTFVDIDPNTTIYFSDGTAASAIAIGSSESSFLWNTGSQKIAAGTVVRFSAIDSTSRASSIGTFTVVNSSELGLNTTDETVYAFLGNSATTPTTILTAVSSEANNNSLTTVGLTDGVNAIKLTSSTDYGQYTGSRSGQASFVNYKALVNNSANWTIDIGGDGATIVPNTTNLAIASGNPTVNLSLSTNSVAETGTTQIIVTATASSAVSGNQTVNLGVTGTGITTGDYNLSNNIITIPSGQTAGSVIFSVVDDAVIEGTETATLTISNPSSGITLGTTSQNFAIADNDIAASPTVNLSLSTNSVGETGTTQIIVTATASSAVSGNQTVNLGVTGTGITTGDYNLSNNIITIPSGQTAGSVIFSVVDDAVIEGTETATLTISNPSSGITLGTTSQNFAIADNDIAASPTVNLSLSTNSVAETGTTQIIVTATASSAVSGNQTVNLGVTGTGITTGDYNLSNNIITIPSGQTAGSVIFSVVDDAVIEGTETATLTISNPSSGIILGTTSQNFAIADNDIAASPTVNLSLSTTTGLEANTTAIIVTATASSAVSGNQTVNLGVTGTGITTGDYNLSNNIITIPSGQTAGSVIFSVVDDAVIEGTETATLTISNPSSGITLGTTSQNFAIADNDIAAFPTVNLSLSTTTGLEANTTAIIVTATASSAVSGNQTVNLGVTGTGITTGDYNLTNNIITIPSGQTAGSVIFSVVDDAVIEGTETATLTISNPSSGITLGTTSQNFAIADNDIAASPTVNLSLSTTTGLEANTTAIIVTATASSAVSGNQTVNLGVTGTGITTGDYNLSNNIITIPSGQTAGSVIFSVVDDAVIEGTETATLTISNPSSGITLGTTSQNFAIADNDIGGFQIITLSSNNTLPATTIFDNSGRTTPITVFDNNTISNLISTVPTIVQNNTITSNTGQSTIVNSLTGDNLLVGTDASENINGRAGNDYLDGKGNNDILRGGDGNDTILGGLGSDTLSGGNGNDRLIGWGGDSREIDLLNGNQGTDTYVLGDASSVFYASSGNGDYADIASFKAKDKIELKGLANNYSLGSVFAVSDNESAVGIFTSNGTELIAVVKDGLRLNTNLATDTGFVFV
- the sbcD gene encoding exonuclease subunit SbcD, which translates into the protein MIKILHLSDIHMGSGFSHGRINPETGLNTRLEDFVNTLSRCIDRALTDAVDMVIFGGDAFPDATPPPYVQQAFASQFRRLMDANIPTVLLVGNHDQHSQGQGGASLNIYRTLGVPGFVVGDTLTTHCIETRNGKVQVITLPWLTRSTLMTRQETEGSSLAEVNELLTERLRVVLEGEIRRLDPDVPTILLAHLMSDNATLGAERFLAVGKGFTLPLSLLTRPCFDYVALGHVHRHQNLNKSNNPPVIYPGSIERVDFSEEKEDKGYVMIELERGRVEWEFCPLTVRTFRTIEVDISKADDPQGVLMKAIAKYDIQDAVVRLIYKLRSEQMDLIDSSSLHTALSPAHTYTIQAELLSQLARPRIPELTASSSIDPMEALKTYLNNREDLKDIAASMMDAAQKLLADDVEVWLEAATNE
- the cysH gene encoding phosphoadenosine phosphosulfate reductase → MTASTASRNQAIAFDLEKLNQQFETATPKEILAWSIENIPTGLVQTSAFNVDDMIITHILYTELKHPVPVIFLDTLHHFPESLELVAKAIQIYNLDLQTFKTPDVDTREAFEAKYGDKLWDKDIAKFHHITKIEPLLRGLDELNSVAWITGRRRDQAVTRANMPIFEFDGKGRLKVNPIATWTRKDSWVYVAEHGVIYNPLHDKGYPSIGDEPITTKVGEGEDERAGRWRGSDKTECGIHI
- a CDS encoding GuaB3 family IMP dehydrogenase-related protein: MEIQLGRGKTARRAYGIDEIALVPGNRTLDPSLADTKWRIGNIEREIPIIASAMDGVVDVRMAVRLSQLGALGVLNLEGIHTRYADPEPILDRIASVGKDEFVALMQELYAEPIKPELIEQRIQEIKQQGGIAAVSATPAGASKYGEAVAKAGADLFFVQATVVSTAHLSPESLVPLDLAEFCRSMPIPVVLGNCVTYEVTLNLLKAGAAGVLVGIGPGAACTSRGVLGVGVPQATAIADCAAARDDYYKETGNYIPIIADGGLITGGDICKCIACGADGVMIGSPFARAAEAPGRGYHWGMATPSPVLPRGTRIRVATTGSLEQILVGPAGLDDGTHNLLGALKTSMGTLGAKNIKEMQQVEVVIAPSLLTEGKVYQKAQQLGMGK
- a CDS encoding YdcF family protein, with the translated sequence MAFVLPLITWWGYKEVQNQIVQPQAVVVLGGSTRRLEREKFTAEFVRQHPNIPIWITGGSPPTFTQRVFTKAGVDPKRLHLDYEAVDTVTNFTTLVDDLQARGIKSVYLITSDFHMRRACVIGEIILGSRGIYLKPVPVPSEKPPESIEKSIRDGARAILWLATGYTGVDAVKNKR